From the Desulfobacterales bacterium genome, the window GGAAACCATCAGGAGCGTACACTGGCGTTTAAGAGACAGAATCAGCTCTTCAATGACCGAGCAGGCATATGCATCCAGAGAGGAGGTGGGCTCATCCAGCAGCAACACCTCCGGGTCAAGGATCAGCGCACGCGCGATACACAGCCGCTGCTGCTGGCCACCGGACAGGGCCAGCGCGTTACTTTCAAGCCGGTGTTTGACCTCGTCCCACAAAAATGTTTGCTTCAGGGCCATCTCAACTTTATCCCGAATCTGGTCTTTATCTTTGATTCCGGCTAATTTCAGCGGAAACGCCACATTTTTAAAAATACTCATCGGCAACGGATTGGGTACCTGAAAGACCATCCCGACCTTGCGGCGCAACTGTGCCAGCGGAAACGAGGAGCTGTAAATATCACAAAAGTCCTCTCCGAACCGAATTTTTACCCCGCCGGTCATTCCGCCCCCCGGAATGCTTTCCCACAACCGGTTGAACACCATCAGAAACGTGGATTTACCCATCCCCGAAGCCCCGATGACGGCTGTAACCGTATTTTCTTCAATCGCCATATTAATGTCGTTTAAAATCAAATCATTATCATAAAAAAACGACAGTCGGGAAATGTTTATTTTTATCATGGGATTTTCTTTACCTTATATTTCAGAAAATGCCTTTTCGCTCAACCGGCTCCGGATCCCGTATGCCATTATAAACAGACCCGCACAAATGACCAGAAGGATCACTGCAGCGCCATATCCTTTCATGAGCGCCTGCTGATCCGCATATTGAGAAGATATATAATAAATATAAAACGGAAGCGCTTCATAGTTTGAAAATAAAGATTTCGGCACGCCTGAAGTGGCAACCACCCCGGTCATCATGATGACGGCCGTATCTTCTGCACATCTGCCAATGGCGAGGATAACACCGCTCATAATACCGGACAGCGACCGCGGGATCAGCACATAAAAAATATTTTGAAGCTTTGTTGCACCCAATGCCGGCGCGGTCAAACGAATGGTTGCCGGAAGGCTTTCCAGTGAAATCTGGGTGGTGCGGATCAGGTAGGGCAATACGAGAAACGCCAGGGCCAGAGCGGATATCAACAGGCAGGGATAGATATTGGCAGACACGTACTTATGCAGAAATACCGATATTGAAAAGCCAAAAAGCCCTACCACGATCGAAGGAATACCCGCCAGAATATCAAACATGAGGCTGAACATCTGTTTGACCTGCCCCCGGCAGTATTCGGCCATGTAAATTCCTGCAGCAATTCCGACAGGCACCGCCAGCGATACCGACAGTATGATCAGCGCCAGCGTACCTGCCATGGCCGGAAAAAGCCCATCGAAAACCTGTTTTCTTAATAAGATCGCATCCAGCGGATCTGTTTCCCCGAATATCAGGGGTAAACCCACCGTGCCAATGCCCTTTACAATCAAATAACCGACCAGCAGGATCACCGTCGAAAAAATAACACCCGCACAGATCCAGCAGTAGCCGATGATGATTTTTTCCAGCTTACCGGATATCATGATGTTTCCTCATGGGTTTCCGGGACCAGGATCCCAGCGCCTGAACCAGCAGCACAATCAGTGTTGTAAATCCATAGAGCACGATGCCGCAGGCAAAAATAGTCCGGAACTCGATGCTGTCAAAATCAGCGGCAATAACCAGGGCGATATGAGCGGTTAACGTCCTTGCCGAATCCAGAATCGAGCCGGGGACCGCAACGGCATTTCCGGCAATCATCAACGAAATCAGGGTATCTCCCACGGC encodes:
- a CDS encoding ABC transporter permease subunit, translated to MISGKLEKIIIGYCWICAGVIFSTVILLVGYLIVKGIGTVGLPLIFGETDPLDAILLRKQVFDGLFPAMAGTLALIILSVSLAVPVGIAAGIYMAEYCRGQVKQMFSLMFDILAGIPSIVVGLFGFSISVFLHKYVSANIYPCLLISALALAFLVLPYLIRTTQISLESLPATIRLTAPALGATKLQNIFYVLIPRSLSGIMSGVILAIGRCAEDTAVIMMTGVVATSGVPKSLFSNYEALPFYIYYISSQYADQQALMKGYGAAVILLVICAGLFIMAYGIRSRLSEKAFSEI
- a CDS encoding ATP-binding cassette domain-containing protein; protein product: MIKINISRLSFFYDNDLILNDINMAIEENTVTAVIGASGMGKSTFLMVFNRLWESIPGGGMTGGVKIRFGEDFCDIYSSSFPLAQLRRKVGMVFQVPNPLPMSIFKNVAFPLKLAGIKDKDQIRDKVEMALKQTFLWDEVKHRLESNALALSGGQQQRLCIARALILDPEVLLLDEPTSSLDAYACSVIEELILSLKRQCTLLMVSHYQDQVKRTADRVLELSGGKFV